The following coding sequences lie in one Apteryx mantelli isolate bAptMan1 chromosome 6, bAptMan1.hap1, whole genome shotgun sequence genomic window:
- the GLB1L gene encoding beta-galactosidase-1-like protein isoform X1, whose protein sequence is MELPALALLLMPVLLHTQASPPARSFQIDYDSDCFRKDGAPFRYVSGSIHYARVPRPAWRDRLLKIYIPWNYHEPLPGVYDFAGDRDVEAFLDLTAELGLLVILRPGPYICAEWEMGGLPAWLLWKPDIVLRSSDPDYLAAVDSWLHVLLPKIKPRLYQHGGNIISVQVENEYGSYYACDYNYLRHLLGTFRALLGHDVLLFTTDDTQVDELHCGTLQGLYATVDFGPDSNITEAFGAQRLVQPKGPLVNSEYYTGWLDYWGEAHASISSARVARGLADMLQLGANVNMYMFQGGTNFAYWSGADFKEEYKPVTTSYDYDAPLSEAGDPTEKLFAIRTVISKFQALPVGPMPPAAPKFAYGRVALQKYANLLDVLDILCPSGPIQSQFPLTFEAIKQAHGFVLYRTHLPRDIPDPATLSAPPHSICDRGYVMLQKEYQGTLERDGQTALQVTGREGATLDVLLENMGRINFGANVSDFKGLLGNLSLDSSPLSSWLIYPLAIDTAVQQGWPHTAPPKSSSRGGAGPAFYTGAFETPGITWDTFVKFPGWSKGQLWINGFNLGRYWPQRGPQQTLFVPGSVLHPGRPNNITVLELEGAPPTPFLLFLDRPFFNMTLSRSTAATK, encoded by the exons ATGGAGCTGCCTGCTCTCGCCCTGCTGCTGATGCCAGTGCTCCTGCACACGCAG GCGTCCCCCCCGGCGCGCTCCTTCCAGATCGACTATGACAGCGACTGCTTCCGGAAGGACGGCGCCCCTTTCCGCTACGTCTCGGGCAGCATCCACTACGCCCGTGTCCCGCGCCCCGCCTGGAGGGACCGGCTCCTCAAGAT ctacaTCCCCTGGAACTACCACGAGCCACTGCCGGGGGTTTATGACTTTGCTGGGGACCGGGACGTGGAAGCCTTCCTGGACTTGacggcagagctggggctcttGGTGATCCTGCGGCCGGGGCCCTACATCTGTGCAGAGTGGGAGATG GGCGGCCTGCCTGCCTGGCTGCTGTGGAAACCAGACATCGTCCTGCGCTCCTCCGACCCCG ACTACCTGGCAGCCGTGGACTCCTGGCTCCATGTCCTGCTACCCAAGATCAAGCCACGGCTGTACCAGCACGGGGGGAACATCATCAGTGTGCAG GTGGAGAACGAATATGGGAGTTACTACGCCTGTGACTACAACTACCTGCGGCACCTCCTGGGCACCTTCCGGGCACTGCTGGGGCACGATGTGCTGCTTTTCACCACTGATGACACACAGGTGGACGAGCTACACTGTGGCACCCTGCAGGGGCTCTACGCCACCGTGGACTTTGGGCCAG ATTCCAACATCACGGAGGCATTTGGTGCCCAGCGCCTGGTCCAGCCGAAGGGGCCCCTG GTGAACTCTGAGTACTACACGGGCTGGCTGGACTACTGGGGGGAGGCGCACGCCAGCATCAGCTCTGCACGGGTAGCCCGGGGACTCGCGGACATGCTGCAGCTGGGAGCCAACGTCAACAT GTACATGTTCCAGGGGGGGACCAACTTCGCCTACTGGAGCG GTGCTGACTTCAAGGAGGAGTACAAGCCGGTGACCACCAGCTATGATTACGACGCACCGCTCTCGGAGGCTGGAGACCCCACTGAGAAGCTGTTTGCCATCCGCACAGTCATCAGTAAG TTCCAGGCCCTGCCAGTCGGTCCAATGCCGCCTGCCGCCCCCAAGTTCGCCTATGGCCGGGTGGCCCTGCAGAAG TATGCCAACCTCCTGGATGTCTTGGACATACTGTGCCCCTCTGGGCCCATCCAGAGCCAGTTTCCCCTCACTTTTGAGGCCATAAAGCAG GCCCACGGCTTTGTGTTGTATCGCACACACCTGCCCCGGGACATCCCAGACCCGGCCACACTGAGCGCTCCTCCCCACAGCATCTGTGACCGCGGCTATGTGATGCTACAAAAG GAGTACCAGGGGACGCTGGAGCGGGACGGGCAGACAGCGCTGCAGGTGACCGGCAGGGAGGGGGCCACCCTGGACGTGCTCCTGGAGAACATGGGCAGGATCAACTTCGGGGCCAACGTCAGTGACTtcaag GGCCTGCTGGGGAACCTCTCCTTGGACTCCAGCCCGCTGAGCAGCTGGCTGATCTACCCGCTGGCCATAGACACTGCGGTGCAGCAGGGCTGGCCCCACACTGCCCCACCGAAATCAAGCAGCAGAGGTGGAGCAGGGCCAGCCTTCTACACTGGGGCCTTTGAGACCCCTGGCATCACCTGGGACACTTTCGTGAAATTCCCAGGGTGGAGCAAG GGCCAGCTGTGGATCAATGGCTTCAACCTGGGCCGGTATTGGCCCCAGCGCGGGCCTCAGCAGACCCTCTTCGTGCCTGGCTCTGTGCTGCACCCAGGCCGCCCCAACAACATCACGGTGCTGGAGCTGGAGGGGGCACCTCCCAcccccttcctgctcttcctcgaCCGACCTTTTTTCAACATGACCCTCAGCCGCAGCACTGCGGCCACAAAATAA
- the GLB1L gene encoding beta-galactosidase-1-like protein isoform X2, which produces MVSTSPHVTVTTSPLIPSAARMELPALALLLMPVLLHTQASPPARSFQIDYDSDCFRKDGAPFRYVSGSIHYARVPRPAWRDRLLKMYMSGLSAVQVYIPWNYHEPLPGVYDFAGDRDVEAFLDLTAELGLLVILRPGPYICAEWEMGGLPAWLLWKPDIVLRSSDPDYLAAVDSWLHVLLPKIKPRLYQHGGNIISVQVENEYGSYYACDYNYLRHLLGTFRALLGHDVLLFTTDDTQVDELHCGTLQGLYATVDFGPDSNITEAFGAQRLVQPKGPLVNSEYYTGWLDYWGEAHASISSARVARGLADMLQLGANVNMYMFQGGTNFAYWSGADFKEEYKPVTTSYDYDAPLSEAGDPTEKLFAIRTVISKFQALPVGPMPPAAPKFAYGRVALQKYANLLDVLDILCPSGPIQSQFPLTFEAIKQAHGFVLYRTHLPRDIPDPATLSAPPHSICDRGYVMLQKEYQGTLERDGQTALQVTGREGATLDVLLENMGRINFGANVSDFKGLLGNLSLDSSPLSSWLIYPLAIDTAVQQGWPHTAPPKSSSRGGAGPAFYTGAFETPGITWDTFVKFPGWSKGQLWINGFNLGRYWPQRGPQQTLFVPGSVLHPGRPNNITVLELEGAPPTPFLLFLDRPFFNMTLSRSTAATK; this is translated from the exons ATGGTGTCCACATCCCCTCATGTGACGGTGACCACGTCCCCTCTCATCCCCAGCGCTGCCAGAATGGAGCTGCCTGCTCTCGCCCTGCTGCTGATGCCAGTGCTCCTGCACACGCAG GCGTCCCCCCCGGCGCGCTCCTTCCAGATCGACTATGACAGCGACTGCTTCCGGAAGGACGGCGCCCCTTTCCGCTACGTCTCGGGCAGCATCCACTACGCCCGTGTCCCGCGCCCCGCCTGGAGGGACCGGCTCCTCAAGATGTACATGAGTGGGCTCAGCGCGGTGCAGGT ctacaTCCCCTGGAACTACCACGAGCCACTGCCGGGGGTTTATGACTTTGCTGGGGACCGGGACGTGGAAGCCTTCCTGGACTTGacggcagagctggggctcttGGTGATCCTGCGGCCGGGGCCCTACATCTGTGCAGAGTGGGAGATG GGCGGCCTGCCTGCCTGGCTGCTGTGGAAACCAGACATCGTCCTGCGCTCCTCCGACCCCG ACTACCTGGCAGCCGTGGACTCCTGGCTCCATGTCCTGCTACCCAAGATCAAGCCACGGCTGTACCAGCACGGGGGGAACATCATCAGTGTGCAG GTGGAGAACGAATATGGGAGTTACTACGCCTGTGACTACAACTACCTGCGGCACCTCCTGGGCACCTTCCGGGCACTGCTGGGGCACGATGTGCTGCTTTTCACCACTGATGACACACAGGTGGACGAGCTACACTGTGGCACCCTGCAGGGGCTCTACGCCACCGTGGACTTTGGGCCAG ATTCCAACATCACGGAGGCATTTGGTGCCCAGCGCCTGGTCCAGCCGAAGGGGCCCCTG GTGAACTCTGAGTACTACACGGGCTGGCTGGACTACTGGGGGGAGGCGCACGCCAGCATCAGCTCTGCACGGGTAGCCCGGGGACTCGCGGACATGCTGCAGCTGGGAGCCAACGTCAACAT GTACATGTTCCAGGGGGGGACCAACTTCGCCTACTGGAGCG GTGCTGACTTCAAGGAGGAGTACAAGCCGGTGACCACCAGCTATGATTACGACGCACCGCTCTCGGAGGCTGGAGACCCCACTGAGAAGCTGTTTGCCATCCGCACAGTCATCAGTAAG TTCCAGGCCCTGCCAGTCGGTCCAATGCCGCCTGCCGCCCCCAAGTTCGCCTATGGCCGGGTGGCCCTGCAGAAG TATGCCAACCTCCTGGATGTCTTGGACATACTGTGCCCCTCTGGGCCCATCCAGAGCCAGTTTCCCCTCACTTTTGAGGCCATAAAGCAG GCCCACGGCTTTGTGTTGTATCGCACACACCTGCCCCGGGACATCCCAGACCCGGCCACACTGAGCGCTCCTCCCCACAGCATCTGTGACCGCGGCTATGTGATGCTACAAAAG GAGTACCAGGGGACGCTGGAGCGGGACGGGCAGACAGCGCTGCAGGTGACCGGCAGGGAGGGGGCCACCCTGGACGTGCTCCTGGAGAACATGGGCAGGATCAACTTCGGGGCCAACGTCAGTGACTtcaag GGCCTGCTGGGGAACCTCTCCTTGGACTCCAGCCCGCTGAGCAGCTGGCTGATCTACCCGCTGGCCATAGACACTGCGGTGCAGCAGGGCTGGCCCCACACTGCCCCACCGAAATCAAGCAGCAGAGGTGGAGCAGGGCCAGCCTTCTACACTGGGGCCTTTGAGACCCCTGGCATCACCTGGGACACTTTCGTGAAATTCCCAGGGTGGAGCAAG GGCCAGCTGTGGATCAATGGCTTCAACCTGGGCCGGTATTGGCCCCAGCGCGGGCCTCAGCAGACCCTCTTCGTGCCTGGCTCTGTGCTGCACCCAGGCCGCCCCAACAACATCACGGTGCTGGAGCTGGAGGGGGCACCTCCCAcccccttcctgctcttcctcgaCCGACCTTTTTTCAACATGACCCTCAGCCGCAGCACTGCGGCCACAAAATAA